One region of Ptiloglossa arizonensis isolate GNS036 chromosome 8, iyPtiAriz1_principal, whole genome shotgun sequence genomic DNA includes:
- the Fy gene encoding fuzzy planar cell polarity protein-like protein: MVAHVMCLTSSGGIPLFSRQKGEGDTMTFSKIASLNGVHMFLKSQDIKLLYTDLPDTTIMWKEFEQSITLIVIASGTTKYILDKFLDAIFGAMILFVGIDEIKSTKNIEKLKKDMRLCSPIVDSLLQCLDAGDGISLKTDIVNMTECIMCDENNLLQTCLEGYVECLDSIYGCILIHGCLAVATEGWWSLNPIERKLLIIAVTAEGVCTTRDIPVFLPYKSPNVAFRLVSVTLINHIEVLALCGPNPELSEIERFAVQCWKTSIDALHGAEQCYPRNLPMSINLDSETLGFLLANYKVQKFVLGKNTQYTKNRVSGSHRLDILRTFYHQAVETFILSPESKSETMSDSWKFIGAKEIYLCSEYHKCHAVKYGDHILCILYASIVPTHTMRLICQKILKMLLVDK, from the exons ATGGTAGCTCACGTTATGTGTTTAACCTCTTCTGGTGGAATTCCATTATTTTCTCGtcaaaaaggagaaggagatacA ATGACATTTTCTAAAATAGCATCTTTAAATGGAGTACACATGTTTCTTAAATCGCAAGACATAAAACTTCTGTATACAGACTTACCTGATACTACTATAATGTGGAAAGAATTTGAACAAAGTATTACGTTAATAGTAATTGCGAGTGGaactacaaaatatattttagacAAATTTCTTGATGCTATTTTTGGTGCTATGATTTTATTTGTTGGTATTGATGAAATAAAAAgtacaaaaaatattgaaaaacttaaaaaagaCATGCGCTTATGTAGCCCAATTGTTGATAGTTTATTACAATGTCTTGACGCTGGAGATGGAATTTCTTTAAAAACTGATATTGTTAACATGACAGAATGCATTATGTGTGATGAAAACAATTTACTTCAG acTTGTTTAGAAGGTTACGTTGAATGTTTGGATTCCATATATGGATGTATTTTAATACATGGTTGCCTAGCAGTCGCAACAGAAGGATGGTGGAGTTTAAATCctattgaaagaaaattactaATAATAGCTGTTACTGCAGAAGGTGTTTGTACTACGCGCGATATTCCAGTATTTTTACCTTATAAGAGTccaaat GTGGCTTTCAGACTAGTATCTGTTACATTGATCAATCATATCGAAGTACTAGCATTATGTGGACCAAATCCAGAATTATCGGAGATTGAAAGATTTGCTGTACAATGTTGGAAGACTAGCATTGATGCTTTACATGGAGCAGAACAGTGTTATCCAAGAAATTTACCCATGTCTATAAATTTAGATTCGGAAACACTTGG ATTCCTTTTGGCAAATTATAAAGTGCAGAAATTTGTACTTGGCAAAAATACTCAATACACTAAAAACAGAGTCAGTGGATCACACAGATTAGATATATTAAGAACTTTTTATCATCAAGCTGTTGAAACTTTTATATTATCTCCTGAATCCAAAAGTGAAACAATGAGTGATAGTTGGAAATTTATTGGtgcaaaagaaatatatttgtgTTCAGAATATCACAAATGTCATGCAGTTAAATATGGAGATCATatactttgtattttatatgCATCCATAGTTCCTACTCATACTATGAGATTAATTTgtcaaaaaatattgaaaatgttaCTTGTTGATAAGTAA
- the Spict gene encoding magnesium transporter spict: MSSTTGVAVDLKMYDTNFYIGLGLAISSSGFIGASFIIKKKALIRLQRCGALRASSGGFGYLKEWMWWAGFLSMGIGEATNFVAYTFAPASLVTPLGALSVLISAILASKYLNDRLNLLGKIGCLLCILGSIILIIHAPKEGEVNTLNELLDKVKDPGYIIYVLLIITSSLLIIFHYGPVYGKQNIIVYIYLCSSVGSLTVMSCKGLGLALTETISGLNNGFTNWFTWFLLFSVILCICVQMNYLNRSLDLFETTIVIPIYYVFFTILVIIASAILFREWENMSAEDILGSFCGFTTVITAIFLLHAFKELDIHYDSIRHMLRPKREIIMNYNNQWSIRDNE, translated from the exons ATGAGTAGTACGACAGGAGTTGCGGTTGATTTAAAAATGTACGATACAAACTTTTATATAGGTCTAGGATTAGCCATTAGTTCCAGCGGTTTCATAG GTGCtagttttattataaaaaaaaaagcgttaATTCGTTTGCAAAGATGTGGCGCGTTACGCGCTTCGTCTGGAGGATTTGGATATTTAAAAGAATGGATGTGGTGGGCTGGTTTTCTTTCAA TGGGAATAGGAGAAGCAACTAATTTTGTTGCTTACACTTTTGCACCAGCTTCATTGGTTACACCATTAGGAGCTCTCAGTGTTCTAATATCTGCAATATTAGCATCAAAATACTTGAACGACAGACTTAATTTATTAGGAAAG ATTGGTTGCCTTTTATGTATCTTAGGTTCtataattcttataattcaTGCTCCAAAAGAGGGAGAAGTTAATACATTAAATGAACTCTTAGACAAAGTTAAGGATCCAGGATATATTATCTATGTTTTACTTATAATAACATCTAGtcttttaataattttccattATGGTCCTGTTTATGgaaagcaaaatattattgTATACATCTATTTGTGTTCGTCTGTTGGTTCATTAACTGTTATGAGCTGTAAGGGGCTAGGATTGGCTTTAACCGAAACCATTAGTGGACTTAATAATGGATTTACAAATTGGTTCACATGGTTTCTTTTATTTAGTGTTATACTTTGCATCTGTGTACAAATGAATTATCTGAATAGATCATTGGATTTATTTGAAACTACAATTGTGATACCAATTTATTATGTGTTCTTTACAATATTAGTAATAATTGCATCTGCTATACTATTCAGAGAATGGGAAAATATGAGTGCAGAAGACATTTTAGGTTCCTTTTGTGGTTTTACAACTGTAATAactgcaatatttttattacatgcTTTCAAAGAACTAGACATACACTATGATAGTATAAGGCATATGTTACGACCTAAAAGGGAAATAATTATGAACTATAATAACCAGTGGTCTATTAGAGATAACGAATga